CGGAAGATCCGCGCCCTTCGGCGGCTTGGTATCGACGAGGATCTGGTCGGCCACCCTGGCATAGGTGTCGAGCGCCGGCAGGTCCGCCGCATCCGCCACCCCGACCACCTTCATCACCGGCAATCCGTATCGCGCCCGGACCTCGCGCACGCGCTCCGGGGTTTCCTGCCCGTGAAGCTGCACCATGTCGAGCGGCACCGCGTCGACGATCTCGTCGAGCTGGGCATCGGAGGCATCGACCACCAGCGCCACCTTTGCCAGCCCCGCCGGGGCCGCCAGCGCGAGATCGCGGGCCACCGCCGGGCTGACATAGCGCGGGCTTTTGGGAAAGAAGTTCAGGCCGCAATAGGCGGCCCCGGCGGCGGCCGTCGCCGTCACATCCTCGGGCCGCGTCAGCCCGCAGATCTTGACCCGGATACCGGATGGCATGGGATCAGCCGGTCGAATCGAGGATTGCCAGCACCTCGTCCTTGTCGCCGTGCCGTTCGTCCTTCAGCCGCCCCACTTCACGCTCCAGCCGGCGAACCTCGCGGCCCTTCGCGCCGATCTCGCGGCGATGCTTGTGCTCACGCAGCCATTCCCAGACGAACCCCAGGATGACGCCGGTCGCGATGCCACCCAGCACCACCACAAAGAGCGGCAGGGTGATGGCATGGCTGCCGCCCAGCAGCCCGGACAGCGCCTCGGGAACGAGGTTCAGCGTCACCGCGCCGCGATTGGCGAGTGACACCGAGATCAGGACCAGCCCCAGCCCCCCAAGAATGGCATAGCGAACATATCGCATCGGGTTACCTTCCGTTCAAACGATCCCGCAGCAGCTTGCCGGACTTGAAGAACGGCACATGCTTTTCCTCGACCTGCACGGTTTCGCCGGTGCGCGGGTTCCGTCCCACCCGCGCGTCGCGCTTCTTTACCGAAAACGCGCCGAATCCGCGCAGTTCGACCCTTTCCCCGCGTTCCATCGCGCGCACCATTTCCTCGAAAACGGTGTTCACAATCCGCTCCACATCGCGT
This is a stretch of genomic DNA from Pukyongiella litopenaei. It encodes these proteins:
- a CDS encoding phosphoribosylanthranilate isomerase, whose protein sequence is MPSGIRVKICGLTRPEDVTATAAAGAAYCGLNFFPKSPRYVSPAVARDLALAAPAGLAKVALVVDASDAQLDEIVDAVPLDMVQLHGQETPERVREVRARYGLPVMKVVGVADAADLPALDTYARVADQILVDTKPPKGADLPGGNGLAFDWRLIAGRRWPVPWMLAGGLTPDNVAEAVRLTGARQVDVSSGVEAARGVKDAGLIRSFVQAALA
- a CDS encoding lipopolysaccharide assembly protein LapA domain-containing protein, translating into MRYVRYAILGGLGLVLISVSLANRGAVTLNLVPEALSGLLGGSHAITLPLFVVVLGGIATGVILGFVWEWLREHKHRREIGAKGREVRRLEREVGRLKDERHGDKDEVLAILDSTG
- the ihfB gene encoding integration host factor subunit beta — protein: MIRSELIQIIADENPHLYQRDVERIVNTVFEEMVRAMERGERVELRGFGAFSVKKRDARVGRNPRTGETVQVEEKHVPFFKSGKLLRDRLNGR